Proteins encoded within one genomic window of Rhinoderma darwinii isolate aRhiDar2 chromosome 5, aRhiDar2.hap1, whole genome shotgun sequence:
- the TRIL gene encoding TLR4 interactor with leucine rich repeats: MEKAIFLVLLILVTSAVCWSGEKCPEPCDCQHPQHILCSNRGLFSAPKSSYFVSPAATKTYSLGGNFIANISAIDFSSYYNLQRLDLQYNQIQFIHPKAFEQLTHLEELYLGNNWLPTLTANAFLPLKKLKVLNLNGNQLHNVSRSSLANLVSLVKLRLDSNNIQILHGSPFLGLSNLLYLHLENNKINNISKNAFVGLVKLRLLSLSGNPLNSLRYPIFLPLRSLSALTLAGNNLQQLGPGVFNGLQRLSKLILSSNRISTLHSKALQGLVMLQELQLDGNSLAQLPEGLLASLQSLEVLNLSRNALSKLHPGTFNGLNRLRVLDLQHNMLNFLPGDIFSGNPALYRLQLDGNEWNCNCHLLGLKHWILGTLHSRSRMLTVFVQCRGPREVAGKYLDYLDDDYLQAVGACRLGTAFPRLVTTMQEDGLVLHHSINQGTSETNIEPVDQTIKTVSKLHLLAPKSTLPSGSSTLLQTLASTQKVPSTKGPLNMKKEGGTGRQRIPETDKKRSMKTSIGSRNPHGTKQNLTNQQHPEAKRQNPDIFQTATESLTQLHIKPAEAQIPTSTKLPHSISTAERFYEQPHETKPPRSEAERTEVTSTLPSPFQVPHAVDLGPELRGSMPPAETLHQSPFDSLQPSFDSTHHGHSETLHQVSPLGLSDPCEFNKLHLLNLSVETVGSDTARVRWQTSVSHTHEHVLFRVLYERFGQSGRFQRFVYPRGHVESLTLLELTGDTPYLVCVESIINGRACPVAPREHCVGLMTSPSEDERPVLNYQMLALGLLALNALLLLLGFVVWCSRKARKKWCRRRAPVHVRQMYSTRRPYRSVGTGVSTDFSGFQSHRPRTAVCALGEADLIEFPGCERFREGGNLHRDDLLQRFTD, from the coding sequence ATGGAGAAGGCTATATTTTTGGTGCTGTTGATATTGGTGACTTCCGCGGTCTGTTGGAGTGGGGAGAAGTGTCCAGAACCATGTGACTGTCAACATCCACAACATATACTGTGCTCCAACAGGGGGTTATTTTCAGCTCCAAAATCCAGCTACTTTGTCAGCCCAGCCGCAACTAAAACTTATAGCTTGGGGGGAAACTTTATTGCCAACATAAGTGCCATAGACTTTTCAAgttattataatttacaaaggctcgaCCTGCAGTACAATCAGATACAGTTCATTCATCCCAAGGCATTCGAGCAGCTCACTCACCTGGAAGAACTTTACCTTGGCAACAACTGGCTCCCTACACTTACTGCTAATGCTTTCTTGCCACTTAAGAAACTTAAGGTACTAAATTTGAATGGCAACCAGCTTCACAATGTCAGTCGTTCCAGCCTAGCTAACTTGGTGTCACTTGTTAAATTGAGACTGGACAGTAATAATATTCAGATACTGCATGGCTCTCCTTTCCTGGGTCTCTCTAATCTGCTCTACTTGCATCTGGAAAACAACAAAATTAACAATATCAGTAAAAATGCCTTTGTAGGACTTGTAAAATTGCGTTTATTGAGCCTGTCCGGAAACCCCTTGAATTCCTTGCGATATCCTATATTTTTACCATTACGCTCTCTAAGCGCACTAACCCTGGCAGGAAATAATCTACAGCAACTGGGACCAGGGGTTTTCAATGGATTACAAAGGCTTTCTAAGCTCATTCTCAGCTCAAACAGGATTTCTACGCTACATAGCAAGGCCCTTCAGGGGCTTGTGATGCTGCAAGAGCTGCAACTGGATGGCAACTCACTGGCCCAGCTCCCTGAAGGCCTCCTGGCATCACTGCAAAGCTTGGAAGTGCTGAACCTGAGCCGCAATGCCCTGTCAAAATTGCACCCTGGAACTTTTAATGGGCTAAACAGGCTAAGGGTGCTAGATTTGCAGCACAATATGTTGAACTTTCTGCCTGGGGATATTTTTTCTGGAAATCCAGCTCTTTACCGGTTACAGCTGGATGGAAATGAATGGAACTGTAACTGTCACCTATTGGGACTTAAGCACTGGATTCTGGGAACTCTACATTCACGCAGCCGCATGTTGACTGTGTTTGTGCAATGCAGGGGGCCTCGGGAAGTTGCAGGGAAATATTTGGACTACCTTGATGATGACTATTTACAAGCAGTGGGAGCTTGTAGACTCGGCACCGCATTTCCAAGACTGGTTACCACCATGCAAGAAGATGGCTTAGTTCTGCATCATTCTATAAACCAGGGAACAAGTGAAACAAATATTGAACCTGTAGACCAGACAATAAAAACAGTTTCCAAACTTCATTTATTAGCTCCTAAGTCAACACTTCCATCCGGAAGCTCCACCTTGCTCCAGACACTAGCATCAACGCAAAAGGTGCCAAGCACAAAGGGACCTCTAAACATGAAAAAAGAAGGTGGCACTGGACGTCAAAGGATCCCAGAAACCGATAAAAAGCGAAGTATGAAGACTTCAATTGGATCCAGAAATCCTCATGGAACTAAACAGAACTTGACCAACCAACAACACCCAGAGGCTAAAAGGCAAAACCCTGATATATTCCAAACAGCAACTGAGTCATTAACACAGCTACATATTAAACCAGCTGAGGCTCAAATCCCAACATCCACCAAGTTGCCTCATAGCATCTCTACAGCTGAACGTTTTTATGAGCAGCCCCATGAAACCAAACCGCCTCGCTCCGAAGCTGAGCGCACAGAGGTCACTAGTACCTTGCCATCACCATTTCAAGTGCCACACGCCGTTGATTTAGGTCCTGAATTAAGAGGATCCATGCCGCCAGCAGAGACCTTGCATCAAAGTCCGTTTGACAGTCTGCAGCCATCATTTGATTCTACTCATCATGGCCATAGTGAAACACTGCACCAAGTTTCTCCTTTAGGCCTTTCTGACCCATGTGAATTTAACAAGCTGCATCTTCTGAATCTCTCTGTGGAAACTGTAGGAAGTGACACAGCTCGTGTACGTTGGCAGACCTCAGTCTCCCATACCCATGAGCATGTCTTATTCAGGGTGCTGTATGAGCGTTTTGGGCAAAGTGGGCGCTTTCAGCGCTTCGTCTATCCTCGGGGACATGTAGAATCTTTAACTTTATTAGAGCTCACCGGAGATACACCATATTTGGTTTGTGTTGAGAGTATAATTAATGGTCGAGCGTGTCCTGTGGCCCCTAGGGAACATTGTGTAGGGCTCATGACTTCACCTTCAGAAGATGAGCGCCCTGTACTTAATTACCAAATGTTAGCCTTGGGGCTACTGGCCCTCAATGCTTTGCTGCTTTTGCTAGGGTTTGTTGTCTGGTGCTCTAGGAAAGCACGCAAGAAATGGTGCCGCAGGAGAGCCCCTGTCCACGTACGTCAAATGTACTCTACACGTCGCCCCTACAGGTCTGTGGGTACTGGAGTTTCCACTGATTTCTCAGGTTTTCAGTCACACCGACCTCGCACTGCAGTGTGTGCTCTAGGAGAAGCAGATCTTATTGAATTTCCGGGCTGTGAACGTTTTAGAGAGGGAGGAAATCTACACAGAGATGATCTCCTGCAGAGGTTCACAGACTGA